TCCTGACGTACGGCAACACCTTCCGGCTTGGGTCGCTGCATATGAGAGATATTGATACCCGCCCTGGCAGTAACAGTCAATTGACAAAAAGATACATTGGTAATCGTTAGCAGCAGCACTAACACAATAGGATACTTCATCTTGCAGTTTATTTTGGCGGGTCAAATATAGAAATGGAATGTGTATTGAAAATAAAAAGGCTTTACCAGCCTTAGCCAGTTAAGCGTATTGCTAATTGTCTTTTAGTAAAACTTGTACTACAGTTTGTCCACGCTTTTTTTCTTTAGCGTATGAGCGTAACTGTTCCCTTCTCCATTTTCTCGGGTTCGTTTTCCAGCTGGTATCGGCACTGCCAGATAAAGATACCAGAATCAGGTCGCTGTCCTTTTACCAGGCCATCCCAACCTTTCTCTGGGTCCTTCGTATGAAACACCACCGTTCCCCAGCGGTTATATACCGTCAGCTCAAAGCGTTTTAAAGGACCAAAGACTTTGGCTTTAAAGACATCGTTATTGCCATCATTATTCGGGGTAAAGGCACTGGGAATATAAGTACCCTTCATGCACTCTTTTGGATTAACCAGTGTCGAATCCCTTCCGGTACAGTTCTTATTGTCCTGCACCTGTAGCCAATAAAGGCCAGGCTTATCAATGCTTAAAGAAGAGGAGAGGCTGCCAGTACTCCACTGGTAGGAGCTATAGGACTTTAATGGCTTTAATGTAAGCGTACCATAAGAACAGATCAAGGTATCATTCGGAAGAAACCTTGAGGGAACAGGAAGTAAAGTAGTAATAGCAACCGTATCACTGGCCCGGCAATGATGATCATCGCTTACCAGTACAAAGTAGCGACCTAGCCCATTTACTTCAAAGGTGCGCCCAGTACTTCCATCCTGCCATAGGTAGGTTCGGAATGCGCCCGGATCCAGCGTTCGGGAACTTTCTATACAGAGCTCAGGGTTATGATCCATACGAATAACGGGTAGTGGCCATAAAGGTCGTATCGTTACTGTATCGGCAGACGTACAGCCTTCTTGCGTAACCGCTTTAATAGTTACGGTACCAGCTTGTTTGAATGTAACCTGCTGCGTGGTGGCACCATTACTCCAATTGTAGTTGGTAAAGCCGGTTCCCGCATTAAAGCTTACAGAATCTCCAATGCAAAACTGTACATCATTACCCAGGTTTATGGCAGGAGAGTAGTAAACTTTTATATGCAACGTATCATACGCAAAACACCCGGGCAACTTCTCGGCTTTTAGGTAATACGCTGTATCCGTTGTTGGGTTTACCACCACCTGTTGGCTGGCAAGGGAACTAATGTTGTAGTTATTGCTCCAGCTATAAGAAATAAAGCCATCGGGGGCCCTTAGGTGTAAGGTATCACTGTTACATTTTATACGGTCTGGCCCGGCATTAATACTCAATGAATAGGCGGAGATCAAAATACTATCCCGAAGGGTATTGCCACAGGAATCAATTACTTCCACCCAATAAAGCCCGGGATCTGTCGCTACGAAGAAGGAATCGGCAGAATTATTCTGCCAGCGGTAGGAAAGAAACTTGTTGCTGGCAGAAAGCCGGATTGTTGAATTAGGACAAAGAGATGTGTCTCTACCCAGGTTTAACGGCGCCGTTTTTGATTTAATAGTGAGTGTCAGCGAATCTTTAACAGGCGTACACCCTTTGATCAATGCGGCAATCTTATAAGTGCCAAAATCTGGAAAGCGTAAAGAAACCGTACTATCTGTTTGATTGACCAGTTGTACGCCCGCTGGCAATTGCCAGGAAGGGATTAAAGCACATTTTTTATTCTTATGAAATGTATAGGTATACACTTCATTAAAACTACAACCGCTTTTAGGTCCACTTATTTTCAAATGGCTACAGGAGTCAATAAAATCCGGGCAGGTATATCGATTGCTGAAATACATTTCGTCAATGGCAATATTTGTTGGAGCCACGGGCAACAGGTTCCAGATAGAATCGGTAGCCCAGTTGAAATCAAATCGTTGTGCGGAATAGTTGGAAAGTGAAAAAGCATCCATACGGTAATCGCACTCAAATTTGGGTAGCATGGAGTCGATCTTCATGAACTTAAAATCGCGAGAGCTGACGATGGCATCAGCCACCTTGCCGAAATCTTCGCCAACAGCACCTACCGCACCATTTTTATTAAGCGCCATATCGTTCAGGAATCCTCTGTACCAATTGGAGTATTGCATGCCCCAATACTTGGTAAGCGACGTATCAAACTTCATCAAAAAGCTATAATTGGAATAGTAGGGCTGTAGCGGAAGGGGCTCTTTCCAGAACTGGTACATAACAATCTTGCCATTCTTATCTGCTTCCGCCCGCACCATGCCCGAACCATAACCTGATTGCAATTCTACCTTGATGCCTTTTTTAAAATTACCCTGCGCATCAATAAAGTTGATACCTGCCTTACCCGAATGGTTAGAGGATACCATAACCATGTTATCATAGGTAGATGCCGATAAGAACAATAGATCACCTGCATTCCGGTAACCATACTGCCACTGGGTTTGCCCAGTCTGCGTATTTACTTGGCAAAGAAAACTGAAGAAGTTAGGGAATGTCGTGTAGGCGTGACCAGAAATATAAAGAATGTCATTAATGATGACCATACCATTGGTACGCATATAGTTGGTGGGGCTATAACCATACCGCAAATATCTCTTCCATAAGATCGTACCCTCTTTATCCATTTTAAAAATGGTACACCCGTTTTCGGGACCATCGGCCTGGGCATACAGGTATCCCTTACTATCAGAAACCATTTTCCGGACTGACACCTTATAAGGATTTTTTTCCGGGGACCAGCCTTTATTCCATAACACATCACCTTTGCGGTTGAGCCGGATTAAATTTCCCTGCATCGACACATAATAAGTGGTATCCGGTGCGGCATACACATAATCCACATCGTTAGACCAGTTCTTAATCTGACGCGTCCATTCAATACAGCCCTGCTCTGTGATCTTTACAACCAGGCCGCGATGCTCTTGATTATACTGGATCCCATAGCCCCCCATGATAAAGCCGCCATCCGGGCTATCGTCTATTGTTGTACCGGATTCATGCGTATCCACAAAGCCATAATTGGCTATCATAACGGTATCTACCGAATGAGCCGTACCCGGGCTTAGAATGTACAGAGTTTCACTGGTATCTGAGCAGGCGCCATTCGTAGCCACCAGGGAAATGTTCTGAATACCAGTCCCTACAACATAGCTCCAATCAACACCACTAAGGGCATAAAACCCGTTTATCAACCAATGAGAGGAAGTAGCATTGGTACTGGTATTGGTAAGCGAAAGAATGGAGTTTTGCGGCAATACCGTATCGCCGTAAAATGGGCCAAAGCTGGCTTTCACACCACAGTTAGGAGTAGACTGGGAAAAGGCTATAAGTCCAGAAAATAAAAAAGCAAGCGTATAAAGAAATCGAAAGCAAATAAATACAGCGGAACGAACTTTCACAAGCAGTATTAATGGTAGGCAACAAATATAGATCGTTTATCATTTATCCTAAATAACCCAAAGAGGGAACTCCAATCGAGAAAGTGAAACGAAGACATTGAATATTCGTCATTGTCAGCCCAGGCTTTTAAACACTCTTTACATTATAGTTCGCTGGCCAGTACCTATGCTGGTGCAAAGCCACCAATCGGTTAATTTAATTATACCTTTATATTCTGTACAGTATCTAGTTCTCACCTATCTAGCGGAGGTACGGACATGGAAGAAAATATTGCGATCCTAATTGCTGACCTATCAGGTTATACGGCTCTTACAGAAGCGCATGGGGCTACATCTGCAGCCGATCTTATAGACAAGTATGTAAGTATTGTAGAAGACTGTCTTATTGGTAGCAGCGTGCTAAAAGAACGTACCGGAGATGAAGTAATGATTGTTGCTGAGTGTGCAGATCATTTATTGACTACCGCCGTAATGATCATGAAAAACACGTCAAGTGAACATAACTTTCTGCAGGTTCACGGTGGCCTTCATTATGGAACGGTCTTAAAAAGAAACAATAGCTATTTCGGTTCTACCATTAATCTTACAGCAAGAATAGCAGCAGAAGCTAACCCGGGTTCTTTTTTGTGTTCAGTGGATTTTATTGAGGCGCTGAACGACAAATCTATATGCACATTTCAATCCAAAGGAGCCTACCGTTTCAAAAATGTGAATGAAGAAAAAGAAGTAGCAGAAATAGTAAATGCAGCTACCAATTTATTAGCCATTGACCCCATTTGCAAAATGCTGATACTGGACAAAACACTAGCAATACAACATCCGGAAAAAGCGGACCTGTTCTTTTGCTCACAAACCTGCCTTGATATTTTTGACAAATACCAGTCGGTAAACCCTAACATTGACAGGTAGGATTATTCTGGCTGTACTTTAATAAAAGGCCGCGTATGCTGGAGCGAGGTACTAAAGGCAAGAAACAAATGATTTTATAAGAGTAGAACAGCGATGACGCTGCAGCGTACTATAATTTGGATAGGGTTTACAGGCTTGGGCTAGCAGAGGGTGAAAGAACACAAGGCCCTTTACTTAAAACGCCAGCAGATCGTCGAGCATCCCTTTGGTACCATCAAACGCTGGTGGGTATAATTATACACTGCCCAAAGGATTGGAGTAGGTCTCGGCCGACTTGGGGCTGGCCTATCTGTGTTACAACTTAAAGCGGGTGATGAACATCCTGTCAGTAAAACGCATGCTTCGCAAACTGCAACCGGCCCTTGTGTGAAGAGAAAGAGGCCACAAAACCACTTTTACACCCTGAGCCCGCATAACACGTAGGGAAACAAAAACCACTGCAGCTAGCGGCTATAGGCAACCTAAGAGAAGAAATACTGTAAGATCCCCTTTTTGCACACCCTGACGGAGAAGGTGTTTCTGAAGCAGCGGTATTCTGTGTTCCTTCAGCCTCACCTTTGCTCTGCTGATGAATAAAGATATGGAGTTGAGCGTTTGCCGTAAAGCCGCTGTTTTAGAAACATTCTGTTAGCAGCGGTATTAGTTTCGTTTTATTTTACCGCCCTCTGTTAACAATATTTTCTCTTGTTTTGAAACTTCCAATGTAGCGTCAGGAGTATCCACAGTTCCAAGTTCATTGATAGAAACGGTGTAGGTGTAACCATCATTTTTGAAAGTTATTGTATGATTTCCACCACTGCCTTGAAATTCTAAAACTCCATTTTCTATTATTATGTCTGGTTCACTCTTTTGTTTTTTGATTTTCCATGCCGCATATCTGTAAATGCCTTCTGATTTTTCGTCAATTCTTATTTTATAATTCTTCGTAAAAAGCAAATAGAGCGGCTTTTCAAAGTTTTGCAGGGATTTAGGTAATTGGTTTTTGTCAGCCTGAATTGCATAAGCAAGTAATTGCTTTTCCTTAGGCGATTGGTAATTAACGGTCATGATTTTCCCATTATCGTCAATCCAAAGTGTTCCATTGTCTAACATAATTCCTCGCCAGCCAACTTCTGACCAATCGCTTATTTTTGATTCCGCAACACGGTCTATAAATTGTCTGTCGAAAATGTCATCAAAACGTTGTAAGAAGTCATTTTTGTCTTTTACATCTTTCAGGGGATATTCCCTCCTTAGAGGATAGTCAATTACGTCAACGATTTTTGTTTTGTTATTTGCCTTAAAGGAATTAACCAGCTTTTGAATTGATTGTATTTGTTCCTTCTTTAATTCGCTGTTTTGTCCAAGTGCAGTTATTGCAGTTATGATTAAAAGTGCTGTTACAATACAAGTTGCCTTCATAGTGATGGTCGTAAAATATTGCCGCAAACGTTTATCAGCTTTGCGAAGGTTGGACATTTCTAGTTCGTCTGCCTAACACTTGCACAAAAGCTGATTAATGATCGACAGTTTAAATTCAGTTCGCCAGCCCAACTTTTGCAAAGTTGTAGTTGGCAGCAATTTTTGATTGGTATCTAACTTATTTTATCAGCAAGTTTTGTTGATAACCCTTGTTTGATCTTTAATTGCACAATCTTATTGTCTTTAAAAATAAATTCGAGATCAATGTCTGCATCATTTGTAAAAAAAACACCTTCCCTTTCAGCTGACATTTTTATTTTGCCTTCATCGTTAATTTTCATGTATAACTTACCTGCTTCTGTAGAAATTTCAACTCTGTAATTTTCAGATACTTCAAAGATGCCGGTATAGCTTAGGAGTTTAGGCTCTTCTAACTGAATTTCTTTTTTTGGCTGAGGGATACTGTATGGTTTGTTTTGCATAGCTGCATACATGGAGTTCCCTATTTTTTCCAAGGAGTTTGAGGTAATGTTATTCAAAAGTATGATGCAGATTTTATGCTCTGGCATCATTAAAAAATAGCTGGTGGCACCTGCCACGTTTCCGCCATGATCAATGACCCTGTCTCCCTGTATCGTATCGATAAACCAGCCATATCCATAACCACCTAAAAAGGGGGTTGTAGCCTGATTGAATGTTTCTTTAGAGATGATTTTAAAATCACGTAAGCCCTTATAAAATTTTAGGAGGTCACCTGTTGTACTGTACAAAGCGCCGGATGCATAAGTCAACGTTGGATT
This genomic interval from Flavisolibacter tropicus contains the following:
- a CDS encoding gliding motility-associated C-terminal domain-containing protein produces the protein MKVRSAVFICFRFLYTLAFLFSGLIAFSQSTPNCGVKASFGPFYGDTVLPQNSILSLTNTSTNATSSHWLINGFYALSGVDWSYVVGTGIQNISLVATNGACSDTSETLYILSPGTAHSVDTVMIANYGFVDTHESGTTIDDSPDGGFIMGGYGIQYNQEHRGLVVKITEQGCIEWTRQIKNWSNDVDYVYAAPDTTYYVSMQGNLIRLNRKGDVLWNKGWSPEKNPYKVSVRKMVSDSKGYLYAQADGPENGCTIFKMDKEGTILWKRYLRYGYSPTNYMRTNGMVIINDILYISGHAYTTFPNFFSFLCQVNTQTGQTQWQYGYRNAGDLLFLSASTYDNMVMVSSNHSGKAGINFIDAQGNFKKGIKVELQSGYGSGMVRAEADKNGKIVMYQFWKEPLPLQPYYSNYSFLMKFDTSLTKYWGMQYSNWYRGFLNDMALNKNGAVGAVGEDFGKVADAIVSSRDFKFMKIDSMLPKFECDYRMDAFSLSNYSAQRFDFNWATDSIWNLLPVAPTNIAIDEMYFSNRYTCPDFIDSCSHLKISGPKSGCSFNEVYTYTFHKNKKCALIPSWQLPAGVQLVNQTDSTVSLRFPDFGTYKIAALIKGCTPVKDSLTLTIKSKTAPLNLGRDTSLCPNSTIRLSASNKFLSYRWQNNSADSFFVATDPGLYWVEVIDSCGNTLRDSILISAYSLSINAGPDRIKCNSDTLHLRAPDGFISYSWSNNYNISSLASQQVVVNPTTDTAYYLKAEKLPGCFAYDTLHIKVYYSPAINLGNDVQFCIGDSVSFNAGTGFTNYNWSNGATTQQVTFKQAGTVTIKAVTQEGCTSADTVTIRPLWPLPVIRMDHNPELCIESSRTLDPGAFRTYLWQDGSTGRTFEVNGLGRYFVLVSDDHHCRASDTVAITTLLPVPSRFLPNDTLICSYGTLTLKPLKSYSSYQWSTGSLSSSLSIDKPGLYWLQVQDNKNCTGRDSTLVNPKECMKGTYIPSAFTPNNDGNNDVFKAKVFGPLKRFELTVYNRWGTVVFHTKDPEKGWDGLVKGQRPDSGIFIWQCRYQLENEPEKMEKGTVTLIR
- a CDS encoding adenylate/guanylate cyclase domain-containing protein → MEENIAILIADLSGYTALTEAHGATSAADLIDKYVSIVEDCLIGSSVLKERTGDEVMIVAECADHLLTTAVMIMKNTSSEHNFLQVHGGLHYGTVLKRNNSYFGSTINLTARIAAEANPGSFLCSVDFIEALNDKSICTFQSKGAYRFKNVNEEKEVAEIVNAATNLLAIDPICKMLILDKTLAIQHPEKADLFFCSQTCLDIFDKYQSVNPNIDR